CAATCTGGGAAACATGTACTCCAAGCAACCTCCTGCTTGCTGGAGAGAATAAAAATCATCTTCATTGCCCATCTTATCACTAATATCCTTTTCCTTCCCCAACAAAAAAAACTGAAGGTTTTCTGGTCTTTTAGTTATGTTTTACTTGTAGGAATCTCGTGGTCACAATTTACATGAAACGTGTTCAGGCTGCAGAGCAAGAAAAAGCATTGTGTGAGCAGAGGGGAAAAATCGGAGCTGCAGAAATGGGAGCTTCTAAGCCAGATGAGGTGGAGTTGGGGGCAGTGGTGACCTCAAATGGAAGGTATATATTTAAGGTTACTGCTTAAAGATATGATGGGAATCTATTGCTGTGATCATATGTTGTGGCATTCTTCTGCCAGGATGGTTGTTTTCAGGATAATTTTCCCACTTTTGGAGGTGAGAAATTTGACAAAATTTTTTGACGCGATTTAGGTTTAGGACAGGAAGGTTATCTATTCAGGAGGAAGCTGAAGATGTGGATGAGCATCCTCTCGTAAGGAATAGATCAAGACATACATCTTCTGGCTCTACTGAATCAACCAGAGAAGTTGGAGTTATTGAGGCTAGTCCACCATCTAGTCCTAGACAGAATAATATAAGCAGCCACCCTCAGCACAATGGAAATGTGTTCCATTCTGATGAGGtttctttttacttaaattCCTTCGAAACTACTCGATTGGActgtcaaaaattttaaaaaaaaatcttggtTAGGTGTTCTAGAGCAAACTAATTGTAGCTTTGTTCTTTACCAAATTGAAGTGGGGAGGCATCTCTTCTGAGGAGCATGATGAAGCCGTCATGCTTGAGGCTGCGATGTTTGGTGGAATTCCTGAAGTGACTGGATATCGCTTTCCATATGCTCCTCATCAATTCATGCAGAGTGAAAGCCCTTATTCACAGCGGATGCCTCGTCCCCCTTCACCATCCTTACAGGCTCAGCGGTTGATCCGTGAACAACAGGTTTAATTTTTGGGTTCAACCAGGAAATAAAAATACCTTTTCTTTTCAACCATCAGGATGGTATGATGATGTAATAACTTATCCGGTGGATGTAGGATGATGAGTATCTTGCATCATTGGCAGCTGACAGGGAGAAGGAGATGAAGGCAATGGAGGAAGCTGAAGCTCTTCGTTTGCAAGAAGAAGCTGCTAGGAAAGCTTCTCTTGAAGCAGAAAGGCAAAAAGAGGAAGAATCTCGCAAGAAATTGGAAGAAGAGCAGGTACCATTTATACATTATCTCATTTTATTCCTGTATTATGCCGAGGCAATGATATGGAAGTTTtacttattttcaatttttaatatgcTATCCTTTTGGTGTGAAAGAACTTTtgatgtgcattaatgctttcCTTTAATCTTTCTTGTTTTGGTTTTGCCTATGTTTGTTCGATATACTGCTGTTGACCAAATCCCTTATGCCTCTGGCTGGAGTGGAGGCGATagcatttataaattaatatatagtgGTTTTTTCTTGCTGTGTGAGTGATTCTTTGTAGCACTAGCAGGAATTTGAAAGACAGCTGGCAGCAAAAGAAACTTCTCTCCCTCAGGAACCAGTATCCAATGATGAGAATTCTGTGACACTTTTGGTGCGGATGCCTGATGGTACCCGTCGTGGGCGCCGATTTCTCAAATCTGACAACTTGCAGGTAAGTAATACAACTTGGTTCACTACTTGTATACATACTTGCACACAGTGTATTTCTCAATATCAATCGTGGTTCGCTTTGCAGTCACTTTTTGACTTCATAGACATTGGTAGGGTGGTCAAGCCTGGCACTTACAGACTGGTAATTGTCCCCCTGTAACTATTGATAACTTCTCTCTGATTTGTATTTCATGAGAAAATTATGTTGGTGTTTGTGGATCAATACTTGAATTAATGGAAATAAGCTAGAGTTTACCATAATctttaataatttcttaattgaACAGGTAAGACCATACCCAAGGCGTGCTTTCAGTGATGGAGAAAGTGCACTCACACTGAATGAACTTGGCCTCACCAGCAAACAGGAGGCCTTGTTTCTGGAGCTGATCTAGAAAAGACAAACAATATAAACTTGTAGAAATTTACTCCTTTGAAGATTTAATCTCAATTAAACATGAAGTGATGCATTAAATTGGGGAGAGGTGGTTATTTGGGTTTTTGTACTATTTGGACAAATTGCACGGAGTTTGGGTAGATGAAACATCTGGTCGCTGCTGTGGTTGGAGGGGCAGTATGATTTAAGGCCGGCATTGGTTTCGTCATATGTTTGATCGTGCATGAGGAATGCTTTTGTATATATTCAGCAATTTATGATATTAAGTTATTGGATAGAACCTCAATTCATGACGTGGACTTGAAGGCTGTTTTTTATGTTATGGCCGTGGCTTTGCCTATCACAGTAAGGCCTTGATACTTGGGACAGATATCACTATCCCAACAGTTCTATCATCGGAAAAATGGACCACCTAATCCTTTTTCTGGTTCATAAGCACTTGACTACTTAAGCTGTCAGTGGATCTCTGAAATTCTGGCAAGAACAAACTTTAGGGGGGCATGATTTACTAGATTTTAACAGAAGATTCGTTATTGACGTCAGGAGATCAGGCGACTTGGGTATTGGGGCGTTTAAGGAGAGATTATTATATACTCTAATTAAAACTTGCAAGGTCTCtggaaattttatttatttatttatttttctaaagaGTGATGGAATCCTGTATTGTTGCGGGAACAACTTGGCTGCTACTTGCAAGTCACCTATTGGATTTGGTAACACCAAGTTCCAAGTGTTTCAACTGCCGTGCAAGTAAAGGGCATCCCCCCTTTCTTGCCCCTTCGGCGAAGTATAATCCTCTTTGATAGCTTttcaactttctttttttttttttttttttttttttttttttttttgttttgaaatGGATAGCTTTTCAACTTTGACGTGTGTGATTTATTTAGGCCCGATGTCTAAGTGGGTTGAACATTTTTCCCAATTTCTCTTCTGGGATAGACTCTGCTAACTGATTTCGTTCCATAGCTCAACCGACTCCTAGTGTTCGTTCTTACTCCGCCGTGAGAGGCAGGCTAAGTCAACCTTCCTCAAGAGATAATGTTATGCATTCTAATGTATTTTTGTCATGCAAGATTGCATTGGAAAGTCCAAAGAGCATCTGGTTACAAGATGCatacaaataataatttagagTAAGC
The Manihot esculenta cultivar AM560-2 chromosome 1, M.esculenta_v8, whole genome shotgun sequence genome window above contains:
- the LOC110628094 gene encoding plant UBX domain-containing protein 8, with translation MARPNQEAIDTFISITGVAEAVAVQKLEEHHGDLNAAVNAHFSEGDRSIVHETPVVASQDDLMDIDDPVEVPPRRHPLSVLPEASAMNPFSLLDPQFRRSLFDGGSDFMNHAPFVSHPRERREIPIEVKDGNDVPSHSGHAPIIEDVTGTEYATGPDIRGTIIVDEDDNDIPADRTGWAAQRAEKRGDSSGGIAHESHSRPSAPEFDKLPDYSNDIEEEMIRAAIEASKQEAQAAEQEKALCEQRGKIGAAEMGASKPDEVELGAVVTSNGRFRTGRLSIQEEAEDVDEHPLVRNRSRHTSSGSTESTREVGVIEASPPSSPRQNNISSHPQHNGNVFHSDEWGGISSEEHDEAVMLEAAMFGGIPEVTGYRFPYAPHQFMQSESPYSQRMPRPPSPSLQAQRLIREQQDDEYLASLAADREKEMKAMEEAEALRLQEEAARKASLEAERQKEEESRKKLEEEQEFERQLAAKETSLPQEPVSNDENSVTLLVRMPDGTRRGRRFLKSDNLQSLFDFIDIGRVVKPGTYRLVRPYPRRAFSDGESALTLNELGLTSKQEALFLELI